The Belonocnema kinseyi isolate 2016_QV_RU_SX_M_011 chromosome 2, B_treatae_v1, whole genome shotgun sequence nucleotide sequence GAATTATAACTACGTGTACAATTATCACAATTATACTTCGCTTTAGATGTCTCTGAGTTTGATTTAAGATGAACAACACGTGCGTGAGCATTCACGTGAGATTTCCGTTTAAATAGTTTGCCGCAGAAATTACATTTGAACTGTGGCGTGACATCGCATTCGTATGTCTGATGATAAGTCAAATACTTTTTCTCCTTATAGCTCCGAGCACACTTTTTGCATTTGTATTTAACTTCCGgttttaaattctgaatataCTCCTTCTTTTGACTCAGTTGTTTCACGTTACTGGCTAACATATCTACGTTTATATTTACGATGCATTCTTTTACcgcatattttgtattaaaatttgggCATGTAACTTCTTCTGTTTCTTGATCTGAAAATTGACCAAATTGTAATCagatatttgattaatttatggttttgtttaagatattttaataataaaactatgGCCACACCTTGTATGATTTCCTCCTTGATGTCCAAGGTTTCGTCATTGTCGTACTTAATCAAAGTCTTGCTTCTAAATTCATTGGGAAAAGAAATTTCACTAGTGAGCGATTTTGTCCTAAATTGTGGATTACGCTTTGGTCTTGTCATCGTGTTTGATGAACTTTCTTGTCCTGggaaaataaatatgtaatttgataagatttaatttaaacatatattGAAGATAGACAATTTAGACAGACAAGCGCAAAGGTATCATGCAATAGGTGAATGTTGAATCAATATTAAATCCAAACAAAATGtcaaaatcataacaaaaatgtttttttctcagaataaaatacgaaaattttattatcgtgaaaagaattttcagtagTTATAGGTTTTATgtgcatttgatttttttagaaataagattCTGATCTCTAAGGTGTTTCAGGAAATCATTACACGATTTGGTGCGATATTTTGTATTAGCCTTTGGTCTTGTAGTTGCGATTGAAGAACCTATTTGGTCtggaacaaaaaatagttaattattatgattcaatttgaaagtatttaataatttgtacgtctttatttattttggtttatttttcaagGCACCCATTCAGAACAAGgacatttatataatttgatgGAAAATCAGGACATCAGcaaatttttagttctaaaagtAGCCGATTACACGACTGGAGGAGCGAGAGAGAATGTGCATTTGCGCAGTGCAATAATAAATCCAAAATACGTCAATAATGTAATCCTCGTCTCATATTTCAAACGTAGTAAACTTGTTAATTATAGCTTTAATACATAAAGTATCGTGTGCtccaaatgtaaacatttttttaccctaTAACGTTTGCAGTAGTGGAAATCACTCTGATAATTGGGACACTacacaaatattaacaaataggattaaaatcattatttgtctttttgatataCGAATACGTGTAGTGTTCCaattattaagttaatttaattagttattatacatacaatagtatttttgattgaagactTGGAAAGCTGAACCAAACGAGCGCTTAAACAGTTGCAAGGAGTGGAGATGACGCGCATTTTCTGCGCGTAGTCCCCACTCCTCCCTACTGTTCAAGCGCTCGTTCGGTTCTGATTTTCCCGAGccttcaattaataattatctaTTGTAGGCTCATTATCTACTGTAAGGTGGTCTCCCCTAAAGACCCTCTAGGGAAAGACGCGACAATCTAGGAACCGATTGCGGATTGGTCGAAGCTGGATTTGAGAAACATCCAGTCGGGCGCTGGTAGTGGGGATGTAGTATCGTGATACATCTGTTGTGAAGAAGTGCAGTGGTACATGTATTACGCGCAGCTGTGACgaattttacaatattctaaCGGAGCGCGCGCTAAAGTGGTATGACGACTTCTGACCCAAAGGCTAGTGGTGAGGGAACATTGTCGCGTCCATCCATAGAGGCTCCATAGAGGGTCCTAGTCGCAGACGCTGATATGATCGACGCAAAATTACACTGGCTTTCAgatcatatttgaaaaatatttctagcaTTGCTTCTATGCAAGTtatatctaataaaaaattccGGATGAACTTTCTGggcaattactttatttttatcaagaaacttagttttttaatagtttttttttttttttttgaaacatgcactttatctgaaaattcgaaTTAGTAATTTGTATGTAACAATATCatattatttagatattttaCGGACTTAAAGTACAATTTTGTTTCTAGATGCGCTGTCTACATTCTACAATATCTAGATTATCAGAAAGGTGATTAATCaaaatctcagaaaaattattctttaattgacTTAGAATCTAATACATTCGTTGATGTTTAATTTTAGTCAAAGGTCCAAGGGCTTTATAATAGTGAACAGTAATTCACATGGAACAAATATTATAGATACAATTTAGATAGATTAATTTGGACAATTTAAACTTATCACAAGTAGTAGAACTGTAAGACATTATCAATAAATGTCTGCAAAATTTGTGTAGTAGTATACATATTCGAAGGAATAGCAATAATTACTAATAAATGAAAAGGGCATACAATATATACCATCGTATATCGAtgtttttcttcaaacaaaaagaaaattatatgtaTGAAGCAAGGACAACTAACAAAATGTTTCGTGCTGATTTCTATAGAGAGTATAAACTTACTCTTTTCTAATGGTCAAAAAATAAGAACATTGTGAACCGACGTATCCCATAAAGCATGTTTCACAAGAAGTAATCTTAGATATACGTCGATTTTATGCGATacaataaatgacaaaaaaagtcattctttCGCTGTATTATAACAAATGTCGCAAAGGAATTGTGGCGTAACTGCAGCGTCTTCTAAATGTTAATGTTTCCTAAAAGCATATGCGGACTGTAACTTTGAGTTCATTTATTACAATAAGGTTTGATTTAATTTGAGAAGTCTTGgaatctgttttaaaaatttttgaggcaACAACTAGTTCGAGAAATAATTTCCTAGTTATTTAAGTTTCGCGCACTAAATTTTTTGAGATGGCGACAACTAATGTGTGGTACCAATCGACTTTTTTGATTCGTTTTGTAGCCACAATAATCGCAAACATATTGTGGTTTGACTGCTGCGTGTTTTTCACGTTTATGTCGATTTAACGTATCGGAAGAATTGTAACTCCGAGTACAAATATTACAATTAAACTTCTTTTTGGATGTATGCAAGTTTGGTTTAAGATGTACAAGGCTCACATGGGCAGTCATGTGAGTTTTGCGTTTAAATAGTTTGCCGCAGAAATTACATGTGAACTGTGGTATGACGTCGCATTCGTATTTTTGATGAGAAGTCAGATTCTTTTTCGCTCTATAGCTTCGCGCACACTTTGtacatttgtatttattttccGGTTCGAAATTCTGAATTTCCTGCTTCTTTTTACTCCGATGTTCTATGTTACCAGCTAGTATATCTTCTTTTACATATACGGTGCATACGTTTGActcatattttgt carries:
- the LOC117182764 gene encoding zinc finger protein 90 homolog, coding for MIQLCLSIQTSDRQGSSSNATTRPKRNIKYKKTSCITAVTSENNSEDKNLVKYDINETLEVKQEIFEIEYENHENLDIKVEISQDQEPEEITDRSFNTKYESNVCTVYVKEDILAGNIEHRSKKKQEIQNFEPENKYKCTKCARSYRAKKNLTSHQKYECDVIPQFTCNFCGKLFKRKTHMTAHVSLVHLKPNLHTSKKKFNCNICTRSYNSSDTLNRHKREKHAAVKPQYVCDYCGYKTNQKSRLVPHISCRHLKKFSARNLNN
- the LOC117167887 gene encoding zinc finger protein 492-like — protein: MTRPKRNPQFRTKSLTSEISFPNEFRSKTLIKYDNDETLDIKEEIIQDQETEEVTCPNFNTKYAVKECIVNINVDMLASNVKQLSQKKEYIQNLKPEVKYKCKKCARSYKEKKYLTYHQTYECDVTPQFKCNFCGKLFKRKSHVNAHARVVHLKSNSETSKAKYNCDNCTRSYNSSRALTRHKREKHAAVPPEFICDYCGRKMNQKSSLATHIHCCHFK